In Gimesia benthica, a single window of DNA contains:
- a CDS encoding CHAT domain-containing protein, which produces MTLLSPNSVLLRILCQALLLALPVSLLAQENKPTIQQYVVIDNTADVYEGKQVVTRLKQGSTVWGFQENQGWLLIKIPGSSKRGWTQGTHLQVRQLDPQQAQQWKRQADAAATRVRKLASKKQYQPALKAARESVEEHRRLYGDEHPQTLNELIAVGWLTAMTGQTAEGRKQIDAAVATQEALFAPNSPALAGAYHLAARFALDIDQDYATNNYQRLFDLYDKIYQAAPAENIRKHREIVTSLIRAGKYPLAQKYAEKTWKLVEANQLTLTETAFLVMSDQAAIAQRLNRSAEAARLYRTILELPADQISGQARGLTHNLLGQVLISQDKRREAAKEWEQALPLYEQHYGNDHLSTASLLHDAGWNQFLLGEPTRGRTLLERALAIRAAQLPADNLQTALTHSQLGYLCSQAGDHASALAHFRKGVEIAEAAGGTDSLTVASYYSALGFGLGAIGDPSASDYLERSVKLYQNSPQKFSSGAADAYRRLGEDLLYRGQLTQALPHLQRALKSFEQQNRPLYAAITLSTIARVYLKQGQLDAALENCEQALKKRVPIQGLRHQQVSQLRLLMARIHQQRNELAQALSLAQEVSEIASQDLGAHPLTVQAFSDLAQYQYASGQIDAAFESSDQARRFSRRHIREQLPFLSDTHQLSYLNRKDRPSLHQSLAMAWQQQTGAPSIKQSAEWLINGKATSHEALALQHRLHRTAAQTGRLEKLDAAITGIQAASAAGSQVPRNSEINDRITRLKSELNLKEDQALSGQAWVTHQSVQETLKPETVLIDFIRLQIPAELSIDQRKESRYVAWITSAGEEPVQIIDIGPAGPIDAQINAASQELQSSVTIIVSQGEAKATEACNAALQQLSQKLWSPLPDSVKQARNIIISPDASLWLVPWAALPIKGEPLIKAHQFRLVVSGRDLIPSDESASANPPLIVADPDFETKVSAPDQSPAPPAIQTRGSANFKNFSPVPRLKFAAAEAASITPAINQLCGRPPVVLTGKQATEQAVKSATSPEIMVLTTHGIFLPSDNDTTTSEFTFDSEPHTELNNPLLRSGLLFAGFNESTSGSDGVLTGAEILETDLEHTDLVVMSACDTALGEINNGEGVAGLRQSFQLAGVNSVVASLWKIEDRQTAFLMKDFFEHLAAGKSKSEALRQAQLNRIQSRQERNGAAHPFFWAAFTLTGND; this is translated from the coding sequence ATGACACTTCTCTCCCCAAACTCAGTTCTACTGCGAATTCTCTGCCAGGCACTCCTGCTGGCATTGCCCGTTTCGCTGCTGGCCCAGGAGAACAAGCCGACCATTCAGCAATATGTAGTGATTGATAATACCGCGGACGTCTACGAGGGGAAGCAGGTCGTCACCCGCCTGAAGCAGGGTAGCACCGTCTGGGGCTTCCAGGAGAATCAGGGCTGGCTGCTGATCAAAATCCCTGGTTCCTCGAAGCGGGGCTGGACTCAGGGAACTCATTTGCAGGTGCGTCAACTGGATCCGCAACAGGCGCAACAGTGGAAACGACAGGCCGACGCTGCAGCCACCCGGGTGAGAAAGCTGGCGAGCAAGAAACAGTATCAGCCAGCCCTCAAAGCCGCCCGCGAGTCCGTTGAAGAGCATCGCCGACTCTACGGCGACGAACATCCGCAGACGCTCAATGAACTCATCGCGGTCGGCTGGCTGACGGCCATGACGGGACAGACAGCCGAAGGACGTAAGCAGATTGATGCTGCAGTCGCCACCCAGGAAGCCCTCTTCGCTCCCAACAGCCCTGCCCTGGCGGGTGCCTATCATCTGGCAGCCCGCTTTGCCCTCGATATTGATCAAGACTACGCCACTAACAACTATCAGCGACTGTTCGATCTTTACGACAAGATCTACCAGGCTGCCCCGGCCGAAAATATCAGGAAACATCGTGAAATCGTGACCTCCCTGATCCGGGCCGGCAAGTATCCCCTGGCACAAAAGTATGCAGAGAAAACCTGGAAGCTGGTTGAAGCGAATCAACTGACGCTGACCGAAACCGCCTTTCTGGTCATGTCAGATCAGGCGGCAATCGCACAACGTCTCAATCGCTCCGCTGAAGCGGCGCGTCTCTACCGAACGATCCTGGAATTACCAGCAGATCAGATCAGTGGCCAGGCCCGGGGCTTGACGCATAATCTACTGGGACAGGTCCTGATCTCGCAGGACAAGAGACGCGAAGCTGCTAAAGAATGGGAGCAGGCCCTGCCTCTGTATGAACAGCATTATGGAAACGATCATCTCAGCACAGCCAGCCTATTGCATGACGCCGGCTGGAATCAATTTCTGCTGGGAGAACCAACCCGGGGCAGAACATTGCTGGAACGGGCACTGGCAATTCGTGCCGCACAACTCCCTGCAGACAATCTGCAAACCGCTCTCACGCATTCCCAGCTCGGTTACCTCTGTTCTCAAGCGGGAGATCACGCCAGTGCGCTGGCTCACTTTCGCAAAGGCGTCGAGATCGCCGAAGCAGCGGGTGGAACTGACTCCCTTACGGTCGCGTCCTATTACAGTGCACTCGGATTTGGACTGGGCGCGATTGGCGATCCCAGCGCCTCCGATTATCTCGAACGAAGCGTGAAGCTCTATCAGAACAGTCCCCAGAAGTTTTCCTCGGGAGCGGCCGATGCCTACCGCCGCTTGGGTGAAGACCTGCTTTATCGAGGCCAGCTGACACAGGCGCTGCCTCACCTGCAACGCGCATTGAAGAGTTTTGAGCAGCAGAACCGTCCACTGTATGCCGCGATCACCCTCTCCACCATTGCCCGCGTTTACCTGAAACAGGGGCAACTTGATGCTGCCCTCGAAAACTGCGAACAGGCATTGAAGAAACGGGTGCCCATTCAGGGACTCAGACACCAGCAGGTCTCACAATTACGCTTACTGATGGCTCGGATCCACCAGCAACGAAACGAACTGGCACAAGCATTGTCCCTGGCGCAGGAAGTCAGTGAAATCGCCAGTCAGGACCTGGGCGCACATCCCCTGACCGTCCAGGCATTTTCCGACTTGGCGCAATATCAATATGCGTCCGGTCAGATTGATGCTGCTTTTGAATCCAGTGACCAGGCACGCCGGTTTTCACGCCGCCATATCAGGGAGCAGCTGCCATTCCTGAGTGATACGCATCAGTTAAGTTACCTGAACCGGAAGGACCGCCCGTCTCTGCACCAGTCCCTGGCCATGGCGTGGCAGCAACAGACAGGGGCTCCATCCATAAAACAATCTGCAGAGTGGTTGATCAATGGAAAAGCAACCTCGCATGAAGCGCTGGCGTTACAACATCGCCTGCACCGAACCGCAGCCCAGACAGGACGCCTGGAGAAGCTCGATGCAGCGATTACAGGAATTCAGGCCGCATCTGCTGCCGGCAGCCAGGTTCCCCGGAATTCAGAAATCAATGATCGTATTACACGCCTCAAATCCGAATTGAATTTGAAAGAGGACCAGGCATTGTCTGGGCAGGCCTGGGTAACACATCAGTCCGTGCAAGAGACCTTAAAACCGGAGACGGTCTTGATTGACTTCATCCGACTGCAGATCCCCGCAGAGCTCAGCATTGATCAGCGAAAAGAATCCCGCTATGTGGCCTGGATCACCTCGGCCGGGGAGGAACCAGTACAAATCATCGACATCGGCCCAGCCGGCCCCATTGACGCCCAAATCAACGCCGCTTCACAAGAACTGCAAAGCAGCGTTACTATAATCGTATCGCAGGGGGAAGCAAAAGCGACAGAAGCCTGCAACGCCGCGCTCCAGCAGCTCAGCCAGAAGCTCTGGTCCCCTCTGCCGGACAGTGTAAAACAGGCCCGAAATATCATCATCAGCCCCGATGCCTCACTCTGGCTCGTCCCTTGGGCAGCACTTCCCATAAAAGGAGAACCGTTAATCAAAGCACATCAGTTCCGCCTGGTTGTCAGTGGACGCGATCTGATTCCATCAGACGAAAGTGCCTCCGCAAATCCACCGCTGATTGTTGCAGATCCGGATTTTGAAACGAAAGTTTCAGCCCCGGATCAGTCCCCTGCTCCCCCCGCGATTCAAACGCGAGGGTCCGCAAATTTCAAGAACTTCAGTCCCGTGCCGCGTCTGAAGTTCGCTGCTGCAGAAGCCGCCAGTATCACACCTGCCATCAATCAACTTTGTGGACGCCCGCCTGTCGTCCTGACTGGAAAGCAGGCAACCGAACAGGCCGTCAAATCGGCAACTTCACCCGAAATCATGGTGCTGACCACGCATGGCATCTTCCTGCCCAGCGACAATGATACCACAACAAGTGAGTTCACATTCGACTCCGAGCCTCACACTGAATTGAATAACCCGCTGCTCAGGTCAGGCCTGTTGTTCGCAGGCTTTAATGAATCCACTTCAGGTTCAGACGGTGTGTTGACCGGAGCGGAAATCCTGGAAACGGATCTGGAACACACCGACCTGGTGGTAATGAGCGCCTGCGATACGGCTCTGGGCGAGATCAACAACGGAGAAGGTGTTGCAGGACTCCGGCAGTCATTTCAGCTTGCCGGCGTCAACAGTGTTGTGGCCAGCCTCTGGAAAATCGAAGATCGCCAGACCGCCTTTTTAATGAAGGACTTCTTTGAACATCTCGCTGCGGGAAAATCCAAATCAGAAGCATTACGGCAGGCGCAACTCAACCGCATTCAATCACGACAGGAACGCAACGGAGCAGCCCATCCTTTCTTCTGGGCGGCATTCACTCTGACTGGCAACGACTGA
- a CDS encoding DUF1592 domain-containing protein, whose protein sequence is MSITKAHLVRSAITVMVLGILWCSPDTGHAESKEDKTLAAHKADAKQFFDKQVKPFIKKYCIDCHQNRRPTEAGLSFDPALQSPGHAAFSEKWKKSAARVKAHDMPPEGLDQPSDKERQMFAEWLQKVKYLSPKDPGPFVIRRLTKTEYGNTLHDLLDVDPDIVASLPDEVSGEGYLNSLSPLQLEQYLTISEKVLNQVVAPEGEPPTEIQQQLFGETPRSGSDEQAAARQVAQSLARKAYRRPPTAAEIDVLLNVFDLAKQNKLSYQASCRLMLKAILVSPQFLFITPAKEVETKKGIVPLDDFQLASRLSYLLWATMPDAELMTLAEQGKLHEPPVLKSQVTRMLLDPRSRALFDGFGAQWLKLGEIHTRTFDPEKFPQMTADMRTAMYDEARLFFESIVRENRSVSNFIDSDYTYLNGNLATIYGLEKTVTGSEMRKVKLTNGNRGGILGMPGVLAATSFPNRTSPVNRGVWVLEQVLGDHVPAAPPNVPSLEKQDKKQIANLTLRERTELHRSEAVCANCHRLLDPIGFGLENFDAIGRWRDKDENGQSIDASGELPGGRNFSNPQELKAIIADHSVKFSRNLVERLLAYALCRRLEGYDEIVIDELMQKIAKDDYRMQTLITEVVTSYPFTYRRIE, encoded by the coding sequence ATGAGTATCACTAAGGCACATTTAGTCCGTAGCGCGATCACTGTGATGGTGCTGGGCATCCTGTGGTGCAGTCCGGACACGGGTCACGCTGAGTCCAAGGAAGATAAAACGCTGGCTGCACACAAAGCGGACGCCAAGCAGTTTTTCGATAAACAGGTTAAGCCCTTCATCAAAAAATATTGCATCGACTGTCATCAGAACAGGCGCCCCACCGAAGCCGGCCTCAGCTTTGACCCGGCTCTGCAAAGTCCCGGCCACGCCGCCTTCAGCGAGAAGTGGAAAAAGTCCGCAGCTCGCGTGAAAGCACACGACATGCCCCCCGAAGGTCTGGACCAGCCATCCGACAAAGAACGTCAGATGTTTGCAGAATGGCTGCAGAAAGTGAAATATCTCAGCCCCAAAGATCCGGGCCCGTTTGTCATTCGGCGGCTCACGAAAACGGAATATGGCAACACGCTCCACGACCTCTTAGACGTCGATCCAGACATTGTCGCCAGTCTGCCGGACGAAGTCAGCGGCGAAGGCTATCTCAATTCGCTGTCCCCGCTGCAACTCGAACAGTACCTGACCATCTCTGAAAAAGTCCTGAATCAGGTGGTGGCACCGGAAGGAGAACCACCTACTGAAATACAACAGCAGCTCTTTGGAGAAACTCCCCGGTCCGGGTCAGACGAGCAGGCAGCCGCACGCCAGGTCGCGCAGTCACTGGCACGAAAAGCCTATCGCCGTCCGCCCACTGCTGCAGAAATCGATGTCCTGCTGAATGTGTTTGATCTGGCAAAACAGAACAAACTCAGCTACCAGGCCTCCTGCCGACTGATGCTCAAGGCGATTTTGGTGTCGCCCCAGTTTTTGTTTATCACACCGGCTAAAGAGGTGGAGACGAAAAAGGGAATCGTGCCCCTCGATGATTTTCAGCTCGCCTCGCGTCTGTCTTATCTGCTCTGGGCCACCATGCCTGACGCGGAGCTGATGACACTGGCCGAACAGGGAAAACTGCATGAACCGCCAGTCTTGAAATCTCAGGTCACGCGGATGTTACTGGATCCGCGCTCGCGGGCTCTGTTTGATGGCTTTGGGGCGCAATGGCTCAAGCTGGGAGAGATACACACGCGAACCTTTGACCCTGAGAAATTCCCGCAGATGACCGCCGACATGCGGACAGCCATGTACGACGAAGCCCGCTTGTTTTTCGAAAGCATCGTCCGCGAGAACCGCAGCGTTTCGAATTTCATCGACAGCGATTACACGTACCTCAACGGGAACCTGGCCACAATCTACGGTCTGGAAAAAACCGTCACCGGCTCCGAGATGCGAAAAGTCAAACTGACCAACGGCAATCGTGGTGGAATCCTGGGAATGCCCGGGGTCCTCGCAGCGACTTCGTTCCCCAACCGCACCAGTCCCGTTAATCGAGGCGTCTGGGTCCTGGAACAGGTTCTCGGAGATCACGTCCCCGCCGCCCCGCCCAATGTCCCTTCGCTGGAGAAACAGGACAAAAAACAGATCGCCAACCTGACGCTCCGCGAACGGACCGAACTGCACCGCTCCGAAGCGGTCTGTGCCAACTGCCATCGCCTGCTCGATCCGATCGGATTCGGTCTGGAGAACTTCGACGCCATCGGACGCTGGCGTGACAAAGACGAAAACGGCCAGTCCATCGATGCTTCCGGTGAGCTCCCCGGCGGCAGGAATTTTTCCAACCCCCAGGAACTCAAAGCCATTATCGCCGACCACAGCGTAAAGTTTTCTCGCAATCTGGTCGAGCGTCTGTTAGCCTATGCATTATGTCGACGCTTGGAAGGGTATGACGAAATTGTGATCGATGAACTGATGCAGAAGATCGCGAAAGACGATTATCGCATGCAGACGTTGATCACCGAGGTCGTCACCAGTTACCCTTTCACGTATCGTCGGATTGAGTGA
- a CDS encoding DUF1552 domain-containing protein: MSNYKAIDRRTCLKGLGAALALPLLDVMGWAEASEKKAFKPPVRLGFMYMPHGVIMDQFWPKDPQTFLKSPPPALESLRPVIDQCLLMKGIAGVSNGPYRGAPHALELSTWLTAALPDPDKRDEISISISADQIAANSLGAFTALPSLELATMPQTWKENQAGLNEAYYSHCSFRSPTQAVPAETNPRNVLNRLFNKKEQGDGLSANGMSSLDRSMLDLVIGGARDLRRTLSSTDQKKLDQYLDSVRSVERRIAAIEMRQKEAALEKAGIRPSRSHKTDSPPIEIKIPEGDKRSEYMQVMCDLNVLAFQTDTTRVCTYIGSTPNGVSYPELGFRDQHHSQTHHNGEKKKVDKVAAITKFNIDQFAYMVNKMHSLKEGDGTLLENCIMMWGSGLEDGDRHTRANLPFILAGSGGGAINTGRFLPDVKGNQGDLLTTLLTCAGIPLDRPVGIATKQISEIPASS; the protein is encoded by the coding sequence ATGAGCAATTATAAAGCAATCGATCGTCGTACCTGTCTGAAAGGCCTCGGAGCCGCCCTGGCTCTGCCTCTGCTGGATGTCATGGGTTGGGCCGAAGCCAGCGAGAAAAAAGCGTTCAAGCCACCGGTTCGTCTGGGATTCATGTATATGCCACATGGCGTAATTATGGATCAGTTCTGGCCCAAGGATCCCCAGACGTTTCTGAAATCGCCTCCCCCTGCCCTGGAATCGCTGCGACCTGTGATCGACCAGTGTCTGCTGATGAAGGGCATCGCCGGCGTTTCCAACGGTCCCTATCGCGGGGCTCCCCACGCACTCGAACTTTCAACCTGGCTGACCGCAGCATTGCCCGATCCGGACAAACGGGACGAAATCAGCATCTCGATCTCCGCCGATCAGATCGCCGCGAATTCCCTGGGTGCGTTTACCGCCCTGCCCTCACTGGAACTGGCGACAATGCCCCAAACCTGGAAGGAAAACCAGGCGGGGCTGAACGAAGCCTACTATTCGCACTGCAGCTTCCGCTCGCCGACCCAGGCGGTCCCAGCCGAGACCAATCCCCGCAACGTACTGAATCGACTGTTCAATAAGAAAGAACAGGGGGACGGACTGTCAGCCAACGGGATGAGTAGTTTAGATCGCAGCATGCTGGATCTGGTGATCGGCGGCGCCCGCGATCTGCGTCGTACGCTGTCTTCGACCGACCAGAAGAAACTGGATCAATATCTCGACAGCGTACGTTCGGTAGAACGCCGGATCGCCGCCATCGAAATGCGCCAGAAAGAAGCGGCCCTCGAGAAAGCGGGAATCCGCCCCAGCCGCAGTCACAAAACTGATTCGCCTCCTATCGAGATCAAGATTCCCGAAGGAGACAAACGCAGCGAATACATGCAGGTGATGTGCGATCTCAACGTGCTCGCCTTCCAGACCGACACGACCCGCGTCTGCACCTACATCGGTTCCACCCCGAATGGCGTCTCGTATCCCGAACTCGGTTTCAGAGACCAGCACCATTCGCAGACCCACCACAACGGCGAGAAGAAGAAGGTCGATAAAGTCGCCGCGATCACGAAATTCAACATCGATCAGTTTGCCTACATGGTCAATAAGATGCACAGCCTGAAAGAAGGGGACGGCACCCTGCTCGAGAACTGCATCATGATGTGGGGCTCAGGCCTCGAAGACGGCGACCGCCACACCCGGGCCAACCTGCCTTTCATTCTCGCTGGTAGTGGCGGCGGTGCGATCAACACGGGACGCTTCCTGCCTGATGTCAAAGGCAATCAGGGCGACCTGCTGACGACGTTACTGACTTGTGCCGGCATCCCGCTCGACCGCCCCGTCGGCATCGCCACCAAACAGATCTCCGAGATCCCCGCCAGCTCCTGA
- a CDS encoding DUF1501 domain-containing protein, which produces MFSTPHIETPRTRREFLERSGLGFGSVALASLLAQAESSSAAGGSASVPHHKPTAKNIIFLFMEGGPSHIDLFDPKPLLNKLAGQTLPDSFGEILTAAGESRSPLLISKRKWKQHGEAGTWVSDWLPEIANCVDDIAVIRSCWADGLNHSSSVCQMNTCSLIGGRPSLGSWVTYGLGSENRNLPSFVVMQDNRSSVVNGPRNWGTGFMPAVYQGIRLQEGKQPIPNLNNPEGVTDARQREKLSYLKSLNQGYARQHARQTELDARIASYELAFRMQAEAPEAVDLGQETAATRKLYGMDQQETSSFGRLCLMSRRLVERGVRFVQLYHGAGSKWDAHSGIEKNHTQHCKAMDLPVAGLIQDLKQRGLLDETLVVWGGEFGRTPMSEKGDGRDHNPTGFTMWMAGGGVKGGQTIGATDELGLRAIEDRMHVHDLHATILHLLGLDRMKLTYEYNGRPERPTVNEGEFQTKLVTG; this is translated from the coding sequence ATGTTCTCTACACCACATATTGAAACACCCCGCACCCGACGCGAGTTTCTGGAACGCAGCGGACTCGGCTTTGGTTCCGTTGCGTTGGCCAGTCTGCTGGCACAGGCAGAGAGTTCCTCTGCTGCGGGGGGATCAGCGTCTGTTCCTCATCACAAGCCGACGGCGAAGAATATCATCTTCCTGTTCATGGAAGGGGGACCGAGCCATATCGATCTGTTTGATCCCAAGCCGCTGTTGAACAAGCTGGCAGGACAGACTCTGCCGGACAGCTTCGGTGAGATTCTGACCGCCGCCGGGGAATCCCGGTCTCCCTTGCTGATCTCGAAACGAAAATGGAAACAGCATGGCGAAGCGGGGACCTGGGTCTCAGACTGGCTGCCCGAAATTGCGAACTGCGTCGATGACATTGCCGTGATTCGCTCCTGCTGGGCCGATGGCCTGAACCATTCCTCCAGTGTCTGTCAGATGAATACGTGCTCGCTGATCGGCGGTCGCCCTTCGCTGGGAAGCTGGGTGACGTACGGGCTCGGTTCGGAAAACAGAAACCTCCCCTCGTTCGTGGTCATGCAGGATAATCGTTCTTCCGTGGTAAATGGTCCGCGGAACTGGGGGACCGGATTCATGCCCGCGGTGTACCAGGGAATTCGCTTACAGGAAGGCAAGCAGCCGATTCCGAATCTGAATAATCCGGAAGGTGTGACAGACGCCCGACAACGCGAGAAACTGTCGTATTTGAAATCGTTGAATCAGGGATATGCCCGGCAGCACGCCCGGCAGACAGAGCTTGATGCACGCATCGCCAGCTACGAGCTCGCCTTTCGGATGCAGGCCGAAGCGCCCGAGGCAGTCGACTTGGGCCAGGAGACCGCAGCCACCCGCAAGTTGTACGGGATGGATCAGCAGGAAACGTCGTCCTTTGGTCGGCTCTGCCTGATGTCACGCCGCCTGGTGGAGCGGGGCGTCCGTTTCGTGCAGTTGTATCATGGGGCCGGCAGCAAGTGGGATGCGCATTCGGGGATTGAGAAGAATCACACCCAGCACTGCAAGGCGATGGATCTGCCTGTAGCTGGACTGATCCAGGATTTGAAACAACGGGGCCTGCTGGATGAGACACTCGTGGTGTGGGGAGGCGAATTCGGCCGGACCCCCATGTCGGAAAAGGGAGACGGACGCGATCATAACCCGACGGGATTCACCATGTGGATGGCCGGTGGCGGGGTCAAAGGGGGACAAACCATCGGGGCCACCGATGAACTGGGTCTGCGGGCGATCGAAGATCGGATGCACGTTCACGATCTGCACGCCACGATACTGCACCTGTTGGGCCTGGATCGGATGAAACTCACTTACGAATACAACGGCCGCCCCGAACGTCCCACGGTCAACGAAGGGGAGTTCCAAACGAAGCTGGTGACTGGTTGA